CAGCATGATCATTCTGATCACACTTCTGCCACTGGTATTTGAGCGCCGTTTCAGAATTCACATTCCACCGGATCTGCAACTGGCCGCAATCTGCTTTGTGTTTGCATCCCTGTTTTTGGGTGAGATTCGCGATTACTACACCCGCTTCTGGTGGTGGGATATGGCGCTGCACACGCTTTCCGGCTTTCTGCTGGGCATTGTCGGCTTTCTGCTGGTGCACATCATGAATGAGATTGATGACATCCATGTCCATATGAAGCCCGGCTTTGTCGCCTTTTTTGCCTTTATGTTTGCCCTCGGCATGGGTGCGCTCTGGGAAATTTTCGAGTTTGCCATGGACTCCCTGCTCGGCATGAACATGCAAAAGCCAATGCTGGGGGACCCCTCCGGATTGACCGACACCATGTGGGACCTGATCGTGGATGCTGTCGGCGCACTGGTGATCTCGATACTGGGCTGGCGATATCTCAAAAACCCGGGCCAGAAATCGATGCTTGAGCGCTGGATCGACGCTTTCGTCGCCCGCAATCCGCAGCTGTTTCGACGCTAGATCCAGCCCAGCAGCTGCCACCAGAGATAATCCAGTGGCAACAAAACCACCACCGTCAACGCGGCCAGAATCAGACACAGCCGAGCGGCATGGCCGATTGAGATCCCGGCCAGCGGCATCGCCATCATCAGCGGCACGGATTGATAGGTGAACACGATGGTGGAAAAACCGAACACCTGAGTCATCAGTACCGCCTCCAGGCTGAAGCCCGTCATCTGACTGATCTGCCCGGCCAGCGGGGTCAGGGTTGCAGGCACACCCGCAAGGGTGGCCACCACCCCGGTCAGCATCGCCGCCAGCGACAGGGAGAAAAAATTGACCGCATCACGGCCCGGCTCCAGTGGCAACCAGTCGAGCACCCGCTCCCCCACCACCTGACTGATCTGGCTGTAGTTAATCAAGCTGGCAATGCCCAACAGCCCGGCCACAACCAGAATCGAGCTGATATTCACCTTGTCGTTGAAACTCTTGGGCGACACCATTCCCACGCCGGGCAGCAACAGAACGGTAGCCGCCGCCAGCCCGATCCATGCCGCCGAGATGTGGTGTATGGAATCTGTCAGCCAGAATCCGAGCGTTGTCAGCATAATCAACATCAGTCGGCTTTCTCGGAAGCTGAACCCTCCGTTACGGCTGATTGGCGCTGCGCGCCGAGGGGTATCTGGATACAGCAGCAGGATCACCCCGATCAACAGCACCGCCTTCAACAGACCCAGCACCGGGAAATGCAGCAACAGATACTCGGTGAACATCGGCGTCCATCCATGGATACTCTCAGCTGAACCGATCATGATCATGTTGGGGATATTGGCCGGCAGAATTGCAAAGGTAGGCAGGTGACAGCCAAAGGCCGCCGCCAGCAACACGCCGTAATGGCCCTTGCTGCCTCTGGCAAAACCACAGTTTTCAGCGATCGCCAACGCAATCGGGATGAAAAGCACCACACGCCCCACTGAAGAAGGCATCACAAACCCCAGCAGCACTCCCATGAAGACGATGCCAGTAATCAGCTGTGCATAACTGCTGTCCAGATAACGCGTGAAACGATCCGAGATGCGCTGCGCCAGCCCGGTTTCCGCTATCGCGATACCGATTACCAATCCCGAAAAAATCAGCCAGCAGGCTGTCGAGGTCAGACCCGAAAATACGACTTCTGCCGGTGCCAGCGACAGCAGCATGGCCAGCACCAGTACCAACAGAGCACTGACGAACTCCGGCAGTGCTCCGGTGGCAAACAGCACCATACCGGCCATGATCAGCAGAGCCGACAGCTGCTGCTGACCGGTAAACAGCTCTGCAACCGGTGTGAGCAACAGCAGAGCTGACAGCAGGGGGATCAGGATCAGTGCAATCAATTGCGGGCGTTTCAGCGCAATGGTCATGTGAATTCTCTATCCGGTGACTGGATTCTGGTGATTGTGCCAGAGAAGCGCTAGGGTTTAAGTCGACATATAGACAACCAATGTAGAATATCGGACATATGAGCCTGCGCCCCACCCTTGCACCCAAGCGTTTTCGGTCAAAACTGGGCATGATCGTCGACTCGGCTCGACCGATACTCGGTCTGCACGATCTGATCCTGAGCAACTTTGAGTTCGACTTTCACAGCCATCCCCGTGGTCAGCTCGCCTATGCCGCCTCTGGCGTGATCAAGGTCCATACCGACAGTGGCAGCTGGATCGTGCCACCCTCTCAGGCCGTATGGATACCCGGCGGCATTCGCCACTCGGTAAACCCGGAAGTTACCTCGGAGCTTCGTCATCTGTTTATTGATCCCTCCTGTCTTCACCGCTTCCCCGACCAGTGCAGTGTGGTCGAGGTTTCACCCCTGCTGCGCGAACTGATCCTGCGTGTAGCCGATTTCGGCGAGGATTACCCTCCGAACAGTGCAGCCAGCCGCATCTGCGGCGTCATCCTCGACCAGCTAGAGGCACTGGAGCCGTCGCGGCTTCACCTGCCACTGTCCAGTGACCGCCGCTTGCAACGTGTGATGCAGCACATGATCGATCATCCTGAGACCGATACCCGTCTCGGTTACTGGGCCACCAGAGTCGGCGCCAGCGAGCGCACTTTGCGGCGGCTGTTCATCCGTGAAACCGGCATGACCTTCCTGCAATGGCGCCGCCAGCTCGTGTTGCATGAGGCCGTGGATCGTTTGGGGCGGGGTGAATCGGTTATGAACGTGGCGCTGGAGCTGGGCTACCGCAGCCCAAGCGCTTTTGTGGCGATGTTCAGGAAGGCGTTGGGGAAATCACCCGGACAGTATTTTCGACACGCGCGGTAAATAACGCCCTGTCTAGCAGTCTGTCGGATTAACGTGGCTCGTCGGAGTGACAGAGCCCTTTATCGCTTTCAATGATCGCCAAACAGCCATCATGACCTGTGCATTCGCTTTACCGCTGTTCGACCCCTATGCGGCTGTCACAGGCGCTCATTTCCAGCAGTGTCTGTCAGCTCACTACTAAGCGATGCATACGCTTGATATTCCATGCCAAGGTCGCCAAACGCCACTCACCACTGACGTTGTCCAGCCCTCTGAGTGAGAACTGCCTGAACCCCATAACGTGTTTGAGGATGCCGAACACGGGTTCCACAGTATGTTTGCGCAGGGCATAACGGGCCCGACCGGCCTGTGTTTTCAGGCGATAGGCCATCTGTTCAACGGGATCTTCACTGTCCGGTGCCATCGCCTCGGCCGCAAAACGCTCGAACAGTGGCTGGTGGTGGACGTCTCGTTTCATGGCAATAAGAGGCTCAATACCTTGCTGGCCGCACACCTTAACATTCTCAGCACTGAAGTAACCGGTATCCGCCAGCAGATGGGTCACCTTGCCCAATGAGGCTGGCAAGGCGGTCAATGCGTTCAGCAGTGGCATGACTTGTTGCTTGTCATTCGTCGCTTGCGTGACGTGTACAGAGGTGACCAGCATGCTCTCAGTATCCACCACTGCCTGGGCGTTATAGCACTGATCAAAACCCTTACCCGTGGCCGGCATGATGCGTGATTGTGGATCTGTGAGATTCACCTGATCCTTATCGCGTGGACCTCCCATCGGAGGCTTGGGGTCACGCCCACGCGGCTTTTTACCTGCCTTTCGCTGTGCATCGCGTTTGGCTATTTTATCCTGGTAAGCGGTTTGCTCTGCGGCATCCCGTTCTAGCGCACGGGCTTCGATTTTGATCTTCGCCTCTGCAATGGCCGCCAGACGGGCTTCACGCCGAGCAATCTCGGCCGGAATGTCCATACCATCGGTCGCGACATCGTTGTCTGCCGCCTCGGCCCGTTGAATCAGGGCGTTTACCTCAGTCTTGAGCTGAGCTTCCAGCTTCTTGGCATGACCATAGGACAGCGCCTTGTGCTTGCTGGCATTGGCTTTAACCTTGGTGCCATCGAGGGCGATGGTGCCGAACTTGAGCAGCTTCATCTCACGTGCCAGCAACAGTACCTGAACAAACAGTTGCTCCAGTTCGGGTAGAAAGCGACGGCGGAAAGTGGCCAGCGTATCGTGGTCGGGATGGGTGTTCGCGGCCAGGTAGCGGAATGCAATCGAGTCGTAGGTGGCGCGTTCGATCTTGCGGCTGGAGATCACGCCAGTGGCGTAGCCGTAGATCAGCAGGCTCAGCAATACCGCAGGATGATGCGCCTTATGGCCTCGGCCAGCATACTGCTGTGTCAGCGCAGACAAGTCCAGCTGCTCGACCACATCGACAACAAAGCGCGCCAAGTGCTCGTCAGGCAGCCACTCATCAACTGAAGGAGGCAGCAGATAGTCGGTCTGGCGGTCTACTGGAATAAAGCGACTCATGATGACGCTCCGGTCATGGCTCGATAACAGGTGGATTATCTCACAGGGCTATCGAAAACCCGACAGACTGCTAGGGAGGCTGCGAATAAGTCCGCCGCATGGGATAATACCCGCTGCACACGATTGAGGACGCACCGATGGATCAGCAACTTACATTCGCGGACAGCGAGTTCAGCAACAAGCGCCGTCAGACCCGTAAGGAGAAGTTCCTAGGCCGAATGGACAAGCTGATCCCTTGGGCGCGTCTCGAAGCCGTCATTAAGCCTCACTATCCCAAAGCCGGGAATGGCCGTCGGCCGTACCCTTTGTCTACCATGCTTCGCATTCACTGTATGCAACAGTGGTATAACCTCAGTGACCCCGCCATGGAAGACGCGCTGTATGAGATTGCTTCCATCACAAGAGTTCTGATTACTTCACAGTTGACCTAATCCAGCATTGTGATACCGTACTAGTACATGAATACAACTCACTTGAATGAGCTGCTCGATCACCTGCTGCAAATGCGGAATCGGGACTCCCTTGAAGAAGCGCTGCGCGACCTGCTGACTCCGGCTGAACTGACTGAAGTCTGCAATCGGCTGCAGATTCTGCGCATGTTGGAAGCCGGCGTGCCGCAGCGGGAGATCGCCAAGCAGCTCGGCGTCGGTATCGCCACCGTCACTCGCGGGGCACGCGCCCTGAAGATCAAACAGCAACAGAGGCTACCTTGACTGCTCCCCTCTCTGACACCCAAAGGGTGCGCTGAGGAAGGGGATTCCCAATTCACCGAGAACCGGACACAGGTACTTGACCTATGCCACTTACATTCTCTCCAAGGGCTAACACCGCCAGCCCGGCGGCTTTAATGTTGGTCGCTGCGTTTATGTCTCGGTCATGGGACATGCCGCATTCAGGGCAGTCCCATTGCCTGATCGACAACGGCAGTGACGACAAGGTGTGTCCACAACCTGAACACCGTTTCGAGCTTGGAAACCACTGGTCAATGGCGACCAGCGAGCGCCCGGCCCAATCGGCTTTGTACGCCAACTGGCGCACGAACTCACCCCATCCGGCATCGGCAATCGCTTTACTCAGCGTGGGGTTGCGGATCATGTTTTTCACTTTCAGAGATTCGACACAGATCACTTGGTTCTCGTTAATCAATCTGCGGGACAATTTGTGCAAATTATCCTGCCGGCAATCGGAGATTTTGGCGTGAAGTTTCGCCACCTTCTGGCGGGCCTTGGCGCGGTTGGCCGAGCCGAGCTTTTTCTTGCTCAGTCGGCGCTGCGCCTTAGCCAGTCTGGTAGCGTATTTCGCGGTATGGCGGG
This DNA window, taken from Marinobacterium iners, encodes the following:
- a CDS encoding Trp family transcriptional regulator, translating into MNTTHLNELLDHLLQMRNRDSLEEALRDLLTPAELTEVCNRLQILRMLEAGVPQREIAKQLGVGIATVTRGARALKIKQQQRLP
- a CDS encoding IS1182 family transposase, whose translation is MSRFIPVDRQTDYLLPPSVDEWLPDEHLARFVVDVVEQLDLSALTQQYAGRGHKAHHPAVLLSLLIYGYATGVISSRKIERATYDSIAFRYLAANTHPDHDTLATFRRRFLPELEQLFVQVLLLAREMKLLKFGTIALDGTKVKANASKHKALSYGHAKKLEAQLKTEVNALIQRAEAADNDVATDGMDIPAEIARREARLAAIAEAKIKIEARALERDAAEQTAYQDKIAKRDAQRKAGKKPRGRDPKPPMGGPRDKDQVNLTDPQSRIMPATGKGFDQCYNAQAVVDTESMLVTSVHVTQATNDKQQVMPLLNALTALPASLGKVTHLLADTGYFSAENVKVCGQQGIEPLIAMKRDVHHQPLFERFAAEAMAPDSEDPVEQMAYRLKTQAGRARYALRKHTVEPVFGILKHVMGFRQFSLRGLDNVSGEWRLATLAWNIKRMHRLVVS
- a CDS encoding SLC13 family permease, with the protein product MTIALKRPQLIALILIPLLSALLLLTPVAELFTGQQQLSALLIMAGMVLFATGALPEFVSALLVLVLAMLLSLAPAEVVFSGLTSTACWLIFSGLVIGIAIAETGLAQRISDRFTRYLDSSYAQLITGIVFMGVLLGFVMPSSVGRVVLFIPIALAIAENCGFARGSKGHYGVLLAAAFGCHLPTFAILPANIPNMIMIGSAESIHGWTPMFTEYLLLHFPVLGLLKAVLLIGVILLLYPDTPRRAAPISRNGGFSFRESRLMLIMLTTLGFWLTDSIHHISAAWIGLAAATVLLLPGVGMVSPKSFNDKVNISSILVVAGLLGIASLINYSQISQVVGERVLDWLPLEPGRDAVNFFSLSLAAMLTGVVATLAGVPATLTPLAGQISQMTGFSLEAVLMTQVFGFSTIVFTYQSVPLMMAMPLAGISIGHAARLCLILAALTVVVLLPLDYLWWQLLGWI
- a CDS encoding AraC family transcriptional regulator, with product MSLRPTLAPKRFRSKLGMIVDSARPILGLHDLILSNFEFDFHSHPRGQLAYAASGVIKVHTDSGSWIVPPSQAVWIPGGIRHSVNPEVTSELRHLFIDPSCLHRFPDQCSVVEVSPLLRELILRVADFGEDYPPNSAASRICGVILDQLEALEPSRLHLPLSSDRRLQRVMQHMIDHPETDTRLGYWATRVGASERTLRRLFIRETGMTFLQWRRQLVLHEAVDRLGRGESVMNVALELGYRSPSAFVAMFRKALGKSPGQYFRHAR